The following DNA comes from Flavisolibacter ginsenosidimutans.
TCGGTAATTTTTACATAGTAGGTTCCGCGTTGCAAAGCAGCCAATTGTTTAAAATCCGTTTCGGCCACCTGCACGTCTTTGTTTGTTACAAGTTGCCCTGCCGTATTGGAAACCTTTACGGAATACATCCCCGCTTTGGCCGCAACAAACTTAACGCCCACAGCACCCGTTGACGGATTGGGATAAAGGCTCACCGTTGAAAACAAAGGATTGGCAAAATCTACCAAACGCACTTCGGAGTAGCGGTAATAACCGTCAAGCCATTGTTGCTTCACACGAAAATAATAACGGCCGTAGTCGTTTGGCTTAAGAGCATAGCCGTATTGATAAACCGGTTTGGCCAGCGTTGTTTCTTTGTTCAAAACGGCCGCAGGGGAAAAGCTTTGCCCGTCGCGGCTTACCTCTATTTCATAAAAATAATTGTCGCTGCCGGCCTCGGCTTCCCAGCGCAAGCCGGCACCGGTGTTGCCCTTCTTCATCACCGAAAAGTTTTTCAGTCCCAGCGGCAGGCTGGAAATTGGACAAGTGCAATATTCAAAGCGAAAGTTTACATAGGTGGAGGTGCGCATATAAGTGGCTATGTCGCCGCTCCCCGATACATTGGTCGTTACGTTAATATCGTAGTCGTACGCCACGCTGTCGGTACCGTAAAAAGCCGAGATGGCGGTGGAATCAGTAAGCGTTCGCACCATCTGCTGGCGCATGATGGTGTCTTTGCCGTTCGAATAAAAGTCGCTGCCGGAGTTCGGAACGTTATCGTTGGGTCCAAGCGGAAAAGATTGCGTGCGGTTGTAACTGTTGGTAAGCGAAGGTGTCAGGCCGGGACCGGCCATGGCATCGCTGCGGTCGTACGTGCGGGAAACCGTATAAGGGCTGCTCAGGAGGTTTTCAAAGGACGTCGTATCAATTATTGCCGTCATGGTAACAATCAGCTTTACGCAGGTAAGCATGCCCGATTGCGCATCGAACTTTGGAAATTTAATTTGCTTGTGCGTAGTGCCGGAAGGAAAGCGAACAGTGGTGTCGTAAGCCGTAGCGCCGGGTGCGCCGCCGCCGATGCATTGGGCCTGGCTTTGATGAGCAAGCAAAAGCAGGACAAAGAATGGTGTTAAAGTGAAGGCGGAGTAGAGTTTTTTCATAGGTTGATGATTCGGATAAGGAAATCAAGTTCACCCGGTAAAAATAGAACAGCGCAAAGCCGGTTGCAAGTGTACAACTGCGGGAAGTTGAAATGAATAAAATAGCAAATAACTATCGGAGAGTTACGCAACGCCGCCTGCTATTTACGGCGCAGTCTTACGTGAAATATTTAAGCGGTTGATAAACAAAAAGGCCGCACGTGTATGTGCGGCCTGTAAAAAAGTTGTTTCGATTAATGGAACTTATAAATACCGGTTAAGCCGAGATGTGCGGTTGTACCACCGTTGGTAAACGCCTGGTAGCCTAATGCAAGTTGAAACTTACTGGTATTGTAACCAACCTGAGGTTCGTAGGTGAATGAGCTACCACCGCCTGACTCAGTGCTGAACGTGACACCAGCTTTGCCACCAATAAAGAAGTCAGGTGAAGGATAAACACGAACGCCAGCAAGAACCGGAATAAAACCAGTCGAGGGAATTTTAAAACCGGCAATTGTTTTTCCAAGCCACTCTTCATAACCTGCGGTTAAGGTTCCGGAAACTTGTGGTGAAAACATGTACTCGCCTTGCAGTTCTGCACCAATAACAAAGCTGTAAGCGTTGTGAACATCACCAACAGGCAGGCCTACGCGTACGCCACCACCAAATACGAATTCACTTTCTTTAGCTGCTGAAGTTTTCTGTGCGTTTGCGGCAAATGAAACCGCTACGATCGCCAATGCGAAGAGGATTTTTTTCATAATTGTTAGTTTTAAAATTTTCGGTCGCAAAGATATTTGTCGAAACAAAACTAACAAAAGCTTTTCCCGCCCTAAACATTATTTCTCCACAAACCGTTTTAAAGTCCGTATGAACGGTTATTTACAATCGCCAACGGTTGCAACGAAGAGGCGTGTGTTTACTTAAAAACTTTTACCTTTCTATGTCAAACAAACAACGTATGAACTACCTGCTTGCGGCTCTTGCCTTTTTTGTTTCAGTCCCTTGTTTTGCACAGCGCACCGTTAACGTAGACAAAACAGACGGACTTCCACACGATGCATTTGCTGCTGTCAACGGCGAAGCTTTCGTCAATACAAAATTTGTCCGCCTTACCGAAGGCTCTCCTTACTTTAAAGAGGCCTGGCTTAGCGGCGTGGGCATTGATGCAAACAACAATCGTTACAAAGCCGCCCCGCTTCGCCTGGATTTGTACGACAACCAGGTTCATTTTCTTGACGCTTACGGCACGGAAATGATTTCCACAACCGCTTTGAAACAAGTTACCCTGAGCGATAGCCTTGCGGGCAAGACCTATCGCTTTTTTCACTTCTCGCTTTTCCCTTCGCGGCCGCCCCGGCAGGGATGGTACCTGCAGTTGGCTTCGGGCAACGTAGCCCTGTATCAATACTTTGTAAAGTCGGCCAGCGAATGGCAACCCTATAACGCCGCCACCAAGGAACAACGCATCATGACAATAGAAGAATATTATCTTGTTAAACCCGGTTCCGTTGAGCAGGTTAAAAAACCAAAGGACCTTCTCCCGCTTCTGTCCGACAAACAAAAAGAACTTGACGCCTGGCTTCGTACCGCAAACACCAAGGGCCAGTCAAATGCCGAACAACTAAGCGCTTTGGTAAACTACTACAACAGCCTGCAATAGCAACACCTGTTTACCGCCGCGTTTTGCCGGCACAATTGCACACGCAGGCACGGGACAAAGCCTTATATTTGTTTTTGAACCATGTTCGCTTTTCTTTTCAAACAAATCGCTTACTGCACAAAATTTGCGGCCTTCACTTACAGGAGGAGTATGGTATGACGCTGTGTGAATTTTCGCTTTTGCCCGAAGAAGAAAAAACCGCTCTGTTATACGAACAGGGCGTTTACATTGGCAAACGTAAACGAGGAGGCACCACCGTGCTTTTGTATCAGCTTGAAGGTTTTTATGCAGAAATTTACTACCGTCAATACAGGCGTGTGGTTGACCGTATCCGGTGCTTTGCCGGTACGGAAAGACTTGACCCCTACCTGACGGAGATTGACGTAGAGCATTTGGTATGAAGCGAAGCGAGCCTTTTATCTTTGCCACAAGCCGCCATGACTATGACCAAATACACAACCTCAAAACACATTGTGGTTTACGCCGACGATGATCCGGACGACGTTGAGTTGGTGCAGGAAGCCTTTGAACAGTTTGCCAGCAATGTGGAGGTCATTACCTTTGCCGATGGCAGCCGGGCTTTGTCCTACTTGCGCAACCTTACCGAAGCCGACCTGCTTCCCTGCCTCATTATTCTTGACGTGAACATGCCCGTGCTCAACGGCAAGGAAACTCTTCTGCGCCTGCGCCAGCTCCATAAATACGACAACGTGCCGGTAGTGCTCTTCACCACATCGTCAATGCCAGTGGACAGGCAATTTGCTACGCACAACAACGCCGGCTTTGTTACCAAGCCTTTGGGCTTCGAACAAATGGAAATGATTACGCATTCGTTTATTGATCATTGCTCCGAAGAAACACAGAAGAAGATAAGGAGGATGGGAAGCTAGTTGATTGGTTGACTGGTTCAGTAGTTGATAAGTCAGAAAAGACGAATCAACCGGTCAACAAGCTAACCAATCAACCAACTCAATAAAGCCGTAATTTTTCGGCATGAAATACACGCTTCTTTCTGTCTGTATTCTTGCCCTTGGCGCCTGTGGAGACAAGCCCGCACAAACGCAAGCCTCCTCGCAACCAAACGTCATTCGCGATTCAAACCTCGTTAAAAAAGAAGCCGCTAATCCCTACGTTCCGGTAGATGTGTCGCCGATGGACATGCTTTACTACCCCACCGATTACCCCGTAAAAAAAATGAACGAACAAGCAAAAGGCTCGCCGGTGGCGCGGGTCATCTACAGCCGTCCGCACCGCGGCGGACGAACCTTGTTTGGCGGCCTTGTGCAATGGGGACAACCCTGGCGGCTCGGTGCTAACGAAGCCACTGAGGTTGAGTTTTTTCAACCGGTGATCGTTCAAAAAAAGCGCATCGAAAAAGGGCGGTATGTTTTGTACGCCATTCCCTTTCAGGATCATTGGACCCTTGTGTTGAACAGCAATCTTTTTTCCTGGGGCCTGAAATTAAATCCGCAGGATGATGTAGCCCGCTTTGACGAACCGTCAACCGCCGCGCCGCAGTTGATTGAATACTTTACCATGGATTTTGAAAAAACAGCAAGCGGCGTCGATTTAATCATGGCCTGGGAAAACACCGAAGTTCGTTTGCCCATTCAATTTTAAAGCATGTGCGGGATAGCCGGCATCGTTGCAAAACAAGTTGCGCAAGACGCGCAACAACAAGTGCGTAAAGCAACGGCTGTGCTTGCGCACCGCGGACCGGAAGAAGAAAACTTTTGGACGAACAATGACCAAACTGTTTTCTTCGGGCACCGGCGGCTTTGCATTCTTGATTTAAGCAAGGCAGCATCGCAGCCCATGGGTTACGCCGGTCGCTATACCCTTGTGTACAACGGCGAAATTTATAATTACCGCGAACTAAGAAAAGAACTCGAAGCGGAAGGTTGTTCGTTTCATTCGCAATCCGACACGGAAGTTGTGCTCGTTGCTTACGCAGCCTGGGGTTCTTCTTGCTTGCAACGTTTCGACGGTGCTTTTGCTTTTGCCATTTGGGATGAAAAAGAACAAATACTTTTTGCAGCCCGCGACCGCTTTGGCGAAAAACCTTTCTTCTTTTTTTACGACAACGAACAATTCGTCTTTGCCTCTGAGCCAAAAGCTTTATGGGCCATGGGCGTTGAAAAAGAAGTGAACAAAAGCTTGTTGTATAATTTTCTTACGCTTGGTTATACAAGCAATCCTTCGGATGCAACCGAAACGTTTTACAACAACATAAATAAATTACCGGCGGCGCATTCACTAACGTGCTCGCTTCAGAAAAACGCCTTGCACACGCACTGTTATTGGCAAGTGTATGTTGACGTGAATAAGACCGTTTCCGAAGAAGACGCCACAGAACAATTCAAACAATTATTTGCCGACAGCATCCGCAAGCGTCTGCGCAGCGACGTAGCCATTGGAACAAGTTTAAGTGGCGGATTGGACAGTTCGTCCATCGTTGCTTTTTGTGCGAACGAGACGGCCGAACAATACACGCACAAATGTTTTACGGCTTCGTTTAGTGGCTTTGAAAAAGACGAAACAAATTATGCCTCGCTTGTTGCAAAGCAGTTCGGCTTGCAACATTTCACCACAACCATCACTGCGGATGAAGTGCCTTTGTTAATGGACATGGTGGCCTCACAACAAGACGAGCCTTTTTCATCGGCCTCTGTGCTTGCGCAATACAAAGTTTTTAAAGCCGCGAAACAGCACGGTGTAACCGTTTTGTTAGACGGCCAAGGCGCCGATGAAATTCTCGGCGGTTATCGTAAATACTACAAGTGGTGGTGGCAGGAATTGTATCGCACAAACAGAAAACTGTATGCACAAGAGTGGAAGGCGGCCAGAGAGTTGAATGTTGACGAGAATTTTGGAATAAAAAATAAGCTTGCGGCCTTGCTTCCCGATTTTGCGGCTTCACTGTTGTACACGCAAAAAAGCAAAAACGCTTTTCGCAACCCCGACCTGAACCGCGACTTTGCATTTTCGAACAAACAGAATTTTTATTATACCACACCGCCCCATCCAAACTTGAACGGCGCCCTGCATTACAA
Coding sequences within:
- a CDS encoding porin family protein — its product is MKKILFALAIVAVSFAANAQKTSAAKESEFVFGGGVRVGLPVGDVHNAYSFVIGAELQGEYMFSPQVSGTLTAGYEEWLGKTIAGFKIPSTGFIPVLAGVRVYPSPDFFIGGKAGVTFSTESGGGSSFTYEPQVGYNTSKFQLALGYQAFTNGGTTAHLGLTGIYKFH
- a CDS encoding DUF2911 domain-containing protein, which produces MKYTLLSVCILALGACGDKPAQTQASSQPNVIRDSNLVKKEAANPYVPVDVSPMDMLYYPTDYPVKKMNEQAKGSPVARVIYSRPHRGGRTLFGGLVQWGQPWRLGANEATEVEFFQPVIVQKKRIEKGRYVLYAIPFQDHWTLVLNSNLFSWGLKLNPQDDVARFDEPSTAAPQLIEYFTMDFEKTASGVDLIMAWENTEVRLPIQF
- a CDS encoding response regulator, whose translation is MTKYTTSKHIVVYADDDPDDVELVQEAFEQFASNVEVITFADGSRALSYLRNLTEADLLPCLIILDVNMPVLNGKETLLRLRQLHKYDNVPVVLFTTSSMPVDRQFATHNNAGFVTKPLGFEQMEMITHSFIDHCSEETQKKIRRMGS
- the asnB gene encoding asparagine synthase (glutamine-hydrolyzing) — protein: MCGIAGIVAKQVAQDAQQQVRKATAVLAHRGPEEENFWTNNDQTVFFGHRRLCILDLSKAASQPMGYAGRYTLVYNGEIYNYRELRKELEAEGCSFHSQSDTEVVLVAYAAWGSSCLQRFDGAFAFAIWDEKEQILFAARDRFGEKPFFFFYDNEQFVFASEPKALWAMGVEKEVNKSLLYNFLTLGYTSNPSDATETFYNNINKLPAAHSLTCSLQKNALHTHCYWQVYVDVNKTVSEEDATEQFKQLFADSIRKRLRSDVAIGTSLSGGLDSSSIVAFCANETAEQYTHKCFTASFSGFEKDETNYASLVAKQFGLQHFTTTITADEVPLLMDMVASQQDEPFSSASVLAQYKVFKAAKQHGVTVLLDGQGADEILGGYRKYYKWWWQELYRTNRKLYAQEWKAARELNVDENFGIKNKLAALLPDFAASLLYTQKSKNAFRNPDLNRDFAFSNKQNFYYTTPPHPNLNGALHYNTFVNGLEELLRFADRNSMAHSVEVRLPFLQHQLVEFLFTLPPQFKIHRGWTKWLLRKAVENKLPQEIVWRKDKVGYEPPQKAWMQNAAVQERIMQARKKLVNEGVLNETVLIKNISAKDAHEEESFDWRYWSAAQLF
- a CDS encoding choice-of-anchor E domain-containing protein, encoding MKKLYSAFTLTPFFVLLLLAHQSQAQCIGGGAPGATAYDTTVRFPSGTTHKQIKFPKFDAQSGMLTCVKLIVTMTAIIDTTSFENLLSSPYTVSRTYDRSDAMAGPGLTPSLTNSYNRTQSFPLGPNDNVPNSGSDFYSNGKDTIMRQQMVRTLTDSTAISAFYGTDSVAYDYDINVTTNVSGSGDIATYMRTSTYVNFRFEYCTCPISSLPLGLKNFSVMKKGNTGAGLRWEAEAGSDNYFYEIEVSRDGQSFSPAAVLNKETTLAKPVYQYGYALKPNDYGRYYFRVKQQWLDGYYRYSEVRLVDFANPLFSTVSLYPNPSTGAVGVKFVAAKAGMYSVKVSNTAGQLVTNKDVQVAETDFKQLAALQRGTYYVKITELSTGASCVQQLFVQ